In Papio anubis isolate 15944 chromosome 17, Panubis1.0, whole genome shotgun sequence, the following are encoded in one genomic region:
- the FOXN1 gene encoding forkhead box protein N1 isoform X3, whose product MVSLPPPQSDVTLPGPTRLEGERQGDLMQAPGLPGSPAPQSKHAGFSCSSFVPDGPPERTPSLPPHSPRIASPGPEQVQGHCPAGPGPGPFRLSPSDKYPGFGFEEAPASSPGRFLKGSHVPFHPYKRPFHEDVFLEAETTLALNGHSFKTPGPLEAFEEIPVDVAEAEAFLPGFSAEAWCNGLPYPSQEHGPQVLQGSEVKVKPPVLESGAGMFCYQPPLQHMYCSSQPPFQQYSPGGSSYPVPYLGSSHYPYQRMAPQASTDGHQPLFPKPIYSYSILIFMALKNSKTGSLPVSEIYNFMTEHFPYFKTAPDGWKNSVRHNLSLNKCFEKVENKSGSSSRKGCLWALNPAKIDKMQEELQKWKRKDPIAVRKSMAKPEELDSLIGDKREKLGSPLLGCPPPGLAGSGPIRPLAPPAGLSPPLHSLHPAPGPIPGKNPLQDLLVGHAPSCYGQTYLHLSPGLAPPGPPQPLFPQPDGHLELRAQPGTPQDSPLPAHTPPSHSAKLLAEPSPARTVHDTLLPDGDLGTDLDAINPSLTDFDFQGNLWEQLKDDSLALDPLVLVTSSPTSSSMQPPQPPPHSFPPGPCLTETGSGAGDLASPGSGGSGALGDLQLTTLYSAFMELEPTPPPASAGPSVYLSPSSKPMALA is encoded by the exons ATGGTGTCACTGCCCCCGCCGCAGTCTGACGTCACGCTGCCGGGCCCCACCAGACTGGAGGGCGAGCGCCAAGGGGACCTCATGCAGGCGCCGGGCCTCCCAGGCTCCCCTGCCCCACAGAGT AAGCATGCCGGCTTCAGCTGCTCATCATTTGTGCCCGACGGCCCTCCAGAGAGGACACCCTCACTACCCCCACACAGTCCCCGCATTGCGTCACCAGGCCCCGAGCAAGTCCAGGGCCACTGCCCagccggccccggccccggccccttCCGGCTCTCGCCCTCAGACAAGTATCCTGGCTTTGGCTTTGAGGAGGCCCCAGCAAGCAGCCCCGGGCGATTCCTCAAGGGCAGCCATGTGCCCTTCCACCCGTACAAGCGGCCTTTCCATGAAGACGTCTTCCTGGAGgccgagaccaccctggccctcAATGGACACTCCTTTAAGACCCCGGGGCCACTGGAGGCCTTCGAGGAGATCCCAGTGGACGTGGCGGAGGCCGAGGCCTTCCTGCCTGGCTTCTCAGCAGAGGCCTGGTGTAACGGGCTCCCCTACCCCAGCCAGGAGCATGGCCCCCAAGTCCTG CAGGGTTCAGAGGTCAAGGTCAAGCCCCCAGTTCTGGAGAGCGGTGCTGGGATGTTCTGCtaccagcctcccttgcagcatATGTACTGCTCCTCCCAGCCCCCCTTCCAGCAG TACTCGCCAGGTGGCAGCAGCTACCCCGTACCCTACCTGGGCTCCTCACACTATCCGTACCAGCGAATGGCACCCCAGGCCAGCACCGATGGGCACCAGCCTCTCTTCCCAAAACCCATCTATTCCTACAG CATCCTCATCTTCATGGCCCTTAAGAACAGTAAAACTGGAAGCCTTCCCGTCAGTGAGATCTACAATTTTATGACGGAGCACTTTCCTTACTTCAAG ACAGCGCCCGATGGCTGGAAGAATTCTGTCCGGCACAACCTATCCCTCAACAAGTGCTTCGAGAAGGTGGAGAACAAATCGGGAAGTTCCTCCCGCAAGGGCTGCCTGTGGGCCCTCAATCCGGCCAAGATCGACAAGATGCAAGAGGAGCTGCAGAAGTGGAAGAGGAAAGATCCCATTGCTGTGCGCAAAAGCATGGCCAAGCCAG AAGAGCTGGACAGCCTCATTGGAGACAAGAGAGAAAAGCTGGGCTCCCCGCTCCTGGGCTGTCCACCCCCTGGGCTGGCAGGCTCAGGCCCCATCCGGCCCCTGGCACCCCCAGCTGGCCTCTCCCCGCCGCTGCACTCACTCCACCCAGCTCCAGGCCCCATTCCTGGCAAGAACCCCCTGCAGGACCTACTTGTGGGGCACGCACCCTCCTGCTATGGGCAGACATACTTGCACCTCTCACCAGGCCTGGCCCCTCCTGGACCCCCGCAGCCATTGTTCCCACAGCCGGACGGGCACCTTGAGCTGCGGGCCCAGCCAGGCACCCCCCAGGACTCGCCTCTGCCTGCCCACACCCCACCCAGTCACAGTGCCAAGCTACTGGCCGAGCCTTCCCCAGCCAGGACTGTGCACGACACCCTGCTGCCAGATGGAGACCTTGGCACTGACCTGGATGCCATCAATCCCTCACTCACTGACTTCGACTTCCAGG GAAACCTGTGGGAACAGTTGAAGGATGACAGCTTGGCCCTCGACCCCCTGGTACTGGTGACCTCATCCCCGACATCATCTTCGATGCAGCCACCCCAGCCACCACCCCACAGCTTCCCCCCTGGGCCCTGTCTGACAGAGACAGGCAGTGGGGCAGGTGACTTGGCATCCCCGGGCAGTGGGGGCTCCGGGGCACTGGGTGACCTGCAACTCACCACCCTCTACTCTGCCTTTATGGAGCTGGAGCCTACGCCCCCTCCGGCCTCTGCAGGCCCCTCTGTGTACCTCAGCCCCAGCTCCAAGCCCATGGCCCTGGCATGA
- the FOXN1 gene encoding forkhead box protein N1 isoform X1 yields the protein MVSLPPPQSDVTLPGPTRLEGERQGDLMQAPGLPGSPAPQSVSTWHPGLGLGQGLQLPRQQVDQSPYCPQGPPRVCLVPSTSKQVLSDPEIQRGHSSSLQSWPVPGQDCEPHQIWGTPGFTAGCPHEIGAPKSRLCLLHHLGASQSSAIDPFTPEQRRVPASPQAWFSLHSQARYSLSTQKHAGFSCSSFVPDGPPERTPSLPPHSPRIASPGPEQVQGHCPAGPGPGPFRLSPSDKYPGFGFEEAPASSPGRFLKGSHVPFHPYKRPFHEDVFLEAETTLALNGHSFKTPGPLEAFEEIPVDVAEAEAFLPGFSAEAWCNGLPYPSQEHGPQVLQGSEVKVKPPVLESGAGMFCYQPPLQHMYCSSQPPFQQYSPGGSSYPVPYLGSSHYPYQRMAPQASTDGHQPLFPKPIYSYSILIFMALKNSKTGSLPVSEIYNFMTEHFPYFKTAPDGWKNSVRHNLSLNKCFEKVENKSGSSSRKGCLWALNPAKIDKMQEELQKWKRKDPIAVRKSMAKPEELDSLIGDKREKLGSPLLGCPPPGLAGSGPIRPLAPPAGLSPPLHSLHPAPGPIPGKNPLQDLLVGHAPSCYGQTYLHLSPGLAPPGPPQPLFPQPDGHLELRAQPGTPQDSPLPAHTPPSHSAKLLAEPSPARTVHDTLLPDGDLGTDLDAINPSLTDFDFQGNLWEQLKDDSLALDPLVLVTSSPTSSSMQPPQPPPHSFPPGPCLTETGSGAGDLASPGSGGSGALGDLQLTTLYSAFMELEPTPPPASAGPSVYLSPSSKPMALA from the exons ATGGTGTCACTGCCCCCGCCGCAGTCTGACGTCACGCTGCCGGGCCCCACCAGACTGGAGGGCGAGCGCCAAGGGGACCTCATGCAGGCGCCGGGCCTCCCAGGCTCCCCTGCCCCACAGAGTGTAAGTACCTGGCATCCGGGCCTGGGTTTAGGCCAAGGCCTGCAGCTGCCCAGGCAGCAGGTGGACCAGTCACCTTACTGCCCCCAGGGACCTCCTAGGGTCTGTCTTGTCCCCTCCACCAGCAAACAAGTCCTCAGTGACCCCGAGATCCAGAGGGGTCACTCCTCATCCCTTCAGTCTTGGCCTGTCCCAGGGCAGGACTGTGAGCCCCATCAGATTTGGGGTACCCCAGGTTTCACGGCAGGGTGCCCTCATGAAATCGGGGCTCCCAAGAGCCGACTATGTCTTCTCCACCATTTAGGGGCTTCCCAGAGCTCAGCCATAGACCCCTTTACCCCAGAACAGAGGAGGGTCCCAGCCAGTCCCCAGGCCTGGTTCAGCCTCCACTCACAGGCTCGCTACTCTCTGTCTACCCAGAAGCATGCCGGCTTCAGCTGCTCATCATTTGTGCCCGACGGCCCTCCAGAGAGGACACCCTCACTACCCCCACACAGTCCCCGCATTGCGTCACCAGGCCCCGAGCAAGTCCAGGGCCACTGCCCagccggccccggccccggccccttCCGGCTCTCGCCCTCAGACAAGTATCCTGGCTTTGGCTTTGAGGAGGCCCCAGCAAGCAGCCCCGGGCGATTCCTCAAGGGCAGCCATGTGCCCTTCCACCCGTACAAGCGGCCTTTCCATGAAGACGTCTTCCTGGAGgccgagaccaccctggccctcAATGGACACTCCTTTAAGACCCCGGGGCCACTGGAGGCCTTCGAGGAGATCCCAGTGGACGTGGCGGAGGCCGAGGCCTTCCTGCCTGGCTTCTCAGCAGAGGCCTGGTGTAACGGGCTCCCCTACCCCAGCCAGGAGCATGGCCCCCAAGTCCTG CAGGGTTCAGAGGTCAAGGTCAAGCCCCCAGTTCTGGAGAGCGGTGCTGGGATGTTCTGCtaccagcctcccttgcagcatATGTACTGCTCCTCCCAGCCCCCCTTCCAGCAG TACTCGCCAGGTGGCAGCAGCTACCCCGTACCCTACCTGGGCTCCTCACACTATCCGTACCAGCGAATGGCACCCCAGGCCAGCACCGATGGGCACCAGCCTCTCTTCCCAAAACCCATCTATTCCTACAG CATCCTCATCTTCATGGCCCTTAAGAACAGTAAAACTGGAAGCCTTCCCGTCAGTGAGATCTACAATTTTATGACGGAGCACTTTCCTTACTTCAAG ACAGCGCCCGATGGCTGGAAGAATTCTGTCCGGCACAACCTATCCCTCAACAAGTGCTTCGAGAAGGTGGAGAACAAATCGGGAAGTTCCTCCCGCAAGGGCTGCCTGTGGGCCCTCAATCCGGCCAAGATCGACAAGATGCAAGAGGAGCTGCAGAAGTGGAAGAGGAAAGATCCCATTGCTGTGCGCAAAAGCATGGCCAAGCCAG AAGAGCTGGACAGCCTCATTGGAGACAAGAGAGAAAAGCTGGGCTCCCCGCTCCTGGGCTGTCCACCCCCTGGGCTGGCAGGCTCAGGCCCCATCCGGCCCCTGGCACCCCCAGCTGGCCTCTCCCCGCCGCTGCACTCACTCCACCCAGCTCCAGGCCCCATTCCTGGCAAGAACCCCCTGCAGGACCTACTTGTGGGGCACGCACCCTCCTGCTATGGGCAGACATACTTGCACCTCTCACCAGGCCTGGCCCCTCCTGGACCCCCGCAGCCATTGTTCCCACAGCCGGACGGGCACCTTGAGCTGCGGGCCCAGCCAGGCACCCCCCAGGACTCGCCTCTGCCTGCCCACACCCCACCCAGTCACAGTGCCAAGCTACTGGCCGAGCCTTCCCCAGCCAGGACTGTGCACGACACCCTGCTGCCAGATGGAGACCTTGGCACTGACCTGGATGCCATCAATCCCTCACTCACTGACTTCGACTTCCAGG GAAACCTGTGGGAACAGTTGAAGGATGACAGCTTGGCCCTCGACCCCCTGGTACTGGTGACCTCATCCCCGACATCATCTTCGATGCAGCCACCCCAGCCACCACCCCACAGCTTCCCCCCTGGGCCCTGTCTGACAGAGACAGGCAGTGGGGCAGGTGACTTGGCATCCCCGGGCAGTGGGGGCTCCGGGGCACTGGGTGACCTGCAACTCACCACCCTCTACTCTGCCTTTATGGAGCTGGAGCCTACGCCCCCTCCGGCCTCTGCAGGCCCCTCTGTGTACCTCAGCCCCAGCTCCAAGCCCATGGCCCTGGCATGA
- the FOXN1 gene encoding forkhead box protein N1 isoform X4 has product MVSLPPPQSDVTLPGPTRLEGERQGDLMQAPGLPGSPAPQSKHAGFSCSSFVPDGPPERTPSLPPHSPRIASPGPEQVQGHCPAGPGPGPFRLSPSDKYPGFGFEEAPASSPGRFLKGSHVPFHPYKRPFHEDVFLEAETTLALNGHSFKTPGPLEAFEEIPVDVAEAEAFLPGFSAEAWCNGLPYPSQEHGPQVLGSEVKVKPPVLESGAGMFCYQPPLQHMYCSSQPPFQQYSPGGSSYPVPYLGSSHYPYQRMAPQASTDGHQPLFPKPIYSYSILIFMALKNSKTGSLPVSEIYNFMTEHFPYFKTAPDGWKNSVRHNLSLNKCFEKVENKSGSSSRKGCLWALNPAKIDKMQEELQKWKRKDPIAVRKSMAKPEELDSLIGDKREKLGSPLLGCPPPGLAGSGPIRPLAPPAGLSPPLHSLHPAPGPIPGKNPLQDLLVGHAPSCYGQTYLHLSPGLAPPGPPQPLFPQPDGHLELRAQPGTPQDSPLPAHTPPSHSAKLLAEPSPARTVHDTLLPDGDLGTDLDAINPSLTDFDFQGNLWEQLKDDSLALDPLVLVTSSPTSSSMQPPQPPPHSFPPGPCLTETGSGAGDLASPGSGGSGALGDLQLTTLYSAFMELEPTPPPASAGPSVYLSPSSKPMALA; this is encoded by the exons ATGGTGTCACTGCCCCCGCCGCAGTCTGACGTCACGCTGCCGGGCCCCACCAGACTGGAGGGCGAGCGCCAAGGGGACCTCATGCAGGCGCCGGGCCTCCCAGGCTCCCCTGCCCCACAGAGT AAGCATGCCGGCTTCAGCTGCTCATCATTTGTGCCCGACGGCCCTCCAGAGAGGACACCCTCACTACCCCCACACAGTCCCCGCATTGCGTCACCAGGCCCCGAGCAAGTCCAGGGCCACTGCCCagccggccccggccccggccccttCCGGCTCTCGCCCTCAGACAAGTATCCTGGCTTTGGCTTTGAGGAGGCCCCAGCAAGCAGCCCCGGGCGATTCCTCAAGGGCAGCCATGTGCCCTTCCACCCGTACAAGCGGCCTTTCCATGAAGACGTCTTCCTGGAGgccgagaccaccctggccctcAATGGACACTCCTTTAAGACCCCGGGGCCACTGGAGGCCTTCGAGGAGATCCCAGTGGACGTGGCGGAGGCCGAGGCCTTCCTGCCTGGCTTCTCAGCAGAGGCCTGGTGTAACGGGCTCCCCTACCCCAGCCAGGAGCATGGCCCCCAAGTCCTG GGTTCAGAGGTCAAGGTCAAGCCCCCAGTTCTGGAGAGCGGTGCTGGGATGTTCTGCtaccagcctcccttgcagcatATGTACTGCTCCTCCCAGCCCCCCTTCCAGCAG TACTCGCCAGGTGGCAGCAGCTACCCCGTACCCTACCTGGGCTCCTCACACTATCCGTACCAGCGAATGGCACCCCAGGCCAGCACCGATGGGCACCAGCCTCTCTTCCCAAAACCCATCTATTCCTACAG CATCCTCATCTTCATGGCCCTTAAGAACAGTAAAACTGGAAGCCTTCCCGTCAGTGAGATCTACAATTTTATGACGGAGCACTTTCCTTACTTCAAG ACAGCGCCCGATGGCTGGAAGAATTCTGTCCGGCACAACCTATCCCTCAACAAGTGCTTCGAGAAGGTGGAGAACAAATCGGGAAGTTCCTCCCGCAAGGGCTGCCTGTGGGCCCTCAATCCGGCCAAGATCGACAAGATGCAAGAGGAGCTGCAGAAGTGGAAGAGGAAAGATCCCATTGCTGTGCGCAAAAGCATGGCCAAGCCAG AAGAGCTGGACAGCCTCATTGGAGACAAGAGAGAAAAGCTGGGCTCCCCGCTCCTGGGCTGTCCACCCCCTGGGCTGGCAGGCTCAGGCCCCATCCGGCCCCTGGCACCCCCAGCTGGCCTCTCCCCGCCGCTGCACTCACTCCACCCAGCTCCAGGCCCCATTCCTGGCAAGAACCCCCTGCAGGACCTACTTGTGGGGCACGCACCCTCCTGCTATGGGCAGACATACTTGCACCTCTCACCAGGCCTGGCCCCTCCTGGACCCCCGCAGCCATTGTTCCCACAGCCGGACGGGCACCTTGAGCTGCGGGCCCAGCCAGGCACCCCCCAGGACTCGCCTCTGCCTGCCCACACCCCACCCAGTCACAGTGCCAAGCTACTGGCCGAGCCTTCCCCAGCCAGGACTGTGCACGACACCCTGCTGCCAGATGGAGACCTTGGCACTGACCTGGATGCCATCAATCCCTCACTCACTGACTTCGACTTCCAGG GAAACCTGTGGGAACAGTTGAAGGATGACAGCTTGGCCCTCGACCCCCTGGTACTGGTGACCTCATCCCCGACATCATCTTCGATGCAGCCACCCCAGCCACCACCCCACAGCTTCCCCCCTGGGCCCTGTCTGACAGAGACAGGCAGTGGGGCAGGTGACTTGGCATCCCCGGGCAGTGGGGGCTCCGGGGCACTGGGTGACCTGCAACTCACCACCCTCTACTCTGCCTTTATGGAGCTGGAGCCTACGCCCCCTCCGGCCTCTGCAGGCCCCTCTGTGTACCTCAGCCCCAGCTCCAAGCCCATGGCCCTGGCATGA
- the FOXN1 gene encoding forkhead box protein N1 isoform X2, giving the protein MVSLPPPQSDVTLPGPTRLEGERQGDLMQAPGLPGSPAPQSVSTWHPGLGLGQGLQLPRQQVDQSPYCPQGPPRVCLVPSTSKQVLSDPEIQRGHSSSLQSWPVPGQDCEPHQIWGTPGFTAGCPHEIGAPKSRLCLLHHLGASQSSAIDPFTPEQRRVPASPQAWFSLHSQARYSLSTQKHAGFSCSSFVPDGPPERTPSLPPHSPRIASPGPEQVQGHCPAGPGPGPFRLSPSDKYPGFGFEEAPASSPGRFLKGSHVPFHPYKRPFHEDVFLEAETTLALNGHSFKTPGPLEAFEEIPVDVAEAEAFLPGFSAEAWCNGLPYPSQEHGPQVLGSEVKVKPPVLESGAGMFCYQPPLQHMYCSSQPPFQQYSPGGSSYPVPYLGSSHYPYQRMAPQASTDGHQPLFPKPIYSYSILIFMALKNSKTGSLPVSEIYNFMTEHFPYFKTAPDGWKNSVRHNLSLNKCFEKVENKSGSSSRKGCLWALNPAKIDKMQEELQKWKRKDPIAVRKSMAKPEELDSLIGDKREKLGSPLLGCPPPGLAGSGPIRPLAPPAGLSPPLHSLHPAPGPIPGKNPLQDLLVGHAPSCYGQTYLHLSPGLAPPGPPQPLFPQPDGHLELRAQPGTPQDSPLPAHTPPSHSAKLLAEPSPARTVHDTLLPDGDLGTDLDAINPSLTDFDFQGNLWEQLKDDSLALDPLVLVTSSPTSSSMQPPQPPPHSFPPGPCLTETGSGAGDLASPGSGGSGALGDLQLTTLYSAFMELEPTPPPASAGPSVYLSPSSKPMALA; this is encoded by the exons ATGGTGTCACTGCCCCCGCCGCAGTCTGACGTCACGCTGCCGGGCCCCACCAGACTGGAGGGCGAGCGCCAAGGGGACCTCATGCAGGCGCCGGGCCTCCCAGGCTCCCCTGCCCCACAGAGTGTAAGTACCTGGCATCCGGGCCTGGGTTTAGGCCAAGGCCTGCAGCTGCCCAGGCAGCAGGTGGACCAGTCACCTTACTGCCCCCAGGGACCTCCTAGGGTCTGTCTTGTCCCCTCCACCAGCAAACAAGTCCTCAGTGACCCCGAGATCCAGAGGGGTCACTCCTCATCCCTTCAGTCTTGGCCTGTCCCAGGGCAGGACTGTGAGCCCCATCAGATTTGGGGTACCCCAGGTTTCACGGCAGGGTGCCCTCATGAAATCGGGGCTCCCAAGAGCCGACTATGTCTTCTCCACCATTTAGGGGCTTCCCAGAGCTCAGCCATAGACCCCTTTACCCCAGAACAGAGGAGGGTCCCAGCCAGTCCCCAGGCCTGGTTCAGCCTCCACTCACAGGCTCGCTACTCTCTGTCTACCCAGAAGCATGCCGGCTTCAGCTGCTCATCATTTGTGCCCGACGGCCCTCCAGAGAGGACACCCTCACTACCCCCACACAGTCCCCGCATTGCGTCACCAGGCCCCGAGCAAGTCCAGGGCCACTGCCCagccggccccggccccggccccttCCGGCTCTCGCCCTCAGACAAGTATCCTGGCTTTGGCTTTGAGGAGGCCCCAGCAAGCAGCCCCGGGCGATTCCTCAAGGGCAGCCATGTGCCCTTCCACCCGTACAAGCGGCCTTTCCATGAAGACGTCTTCCTGGAGgccgagaccaccctggccctcAATGGACACTCCTTTAAGACCCCGGGGCCACTGGAGGCCTTCGAGGAGATCCCAGTGGACGTGGCGGAGGCCGAGGCCTTCCTGCCTGGCTTCTCAGCAGAGGCCTGGTGTAACGGGCTCCCCTACCCCAGCCAGGAGCATGGCCCCCAAGTCCTG GGTTCAGAGGTCAAGGTCAAGCCCCCAGTTCTGGAGAGCGGTGCTGGGATGTTCTGCtaccagcctcccttgcagcatATGTACTGCTCCTCCCAGCCCCCCTTCCAGCAG TACTCGCCAGGTGGCAGCAGCTACCCCGTACCCTACCTGGGCTCCTCACACTATCCGTACCAGCGAATGGCACCCCAGGCCAGCACCGATGGGCACCAGCCTCTCTTCCCAAAACCCATCTATTCCTACAG CATCCTCATCTTCATGGCCCTTAAGAACAGTAAAACTGGAAGCCTTCCCGTCAGTGAGATCTACAATTTTATGACGGAGCACTTTCCTTACTTCAAG ACAGCGCCCGATGGCTGGAAGAATTCTGTCCGGCACAACCTATCCCTCAACAAGTGCTTCGAGAAGGTGGAGAACAAATCGGGAAGTTCCTCCCGCAAGGGCTGCCTGTGGGCCCTCAATCCGGCCAAGATCGACAAGATGCAAGAGGAGCTGCAGAAGTGGAAGAGGAAAGATCCCATTGCTGTGCGCAAAAGCATGGCCAAGCCAG AAGAGCTGGACAGCCTCATTGGAGACAAGAGAGAAAAGCTGGGCTCCCCGCTCCTGGGCTGTCCACCCCCTGGGCTGGCAGGCTCAGGCCCCATCCGGCCCCTGGCACCCCCAGCTGGCCTCTCCCCGCCGCTGCACTCACTCCACCCAGCTCCAGGCCCCATTCCTGGCAAGAACCCCCTGCAGGACCTACTTGTGGGGCACGCACCCTCCTGCTATGGGCAGACATACTTGCACCTCTCACCAGGCCTGGCCCCTCCTGGACCCCCGCAGCCATTGTTCCCACAGCCGGACGGGCACCTTGAGCTGCGGGCCCAGCCAGGCACCCCCCAGGACTCGCCTCTGCCTGCCCACACCCCACCCAGTCACAGTGCCAAGCTACTGGCCGAGCCTTCCCCAGCCAGGACTGTGCACGACACCCTGCTGCCAGATGGAGACCTTGGCACTGACCTGGATGCCATCAATCCCTCACTCACTGACTTCGACTTCCAGG GAAACCTGTGGGAACAGTTGAAGGATGACAGCTTGGCCCTCGACCCCCTGGTACTGGTGACCTCATCCCCGACATCATCTTCGATGCAGCCACCCCAGCCACCACCCCACAGCTTCCCCCCTGGGCCCTGTCTGACAGAGACAGGCAGTGGGGCAGGTGACTTGGCATCCCCGGGCAGTGGGGGCTCCGGGGCACTGGGTGACCTGCAACTCACCACCCTCTACTCTGCCTTTATGGAGCTGGAGCCTACGCCCCCTCCGGCCTCTGCAGGCCCCTCTGTGTACCTCAGCCCCAGCTCCAAGCCCATGGCCCTGGCATGA